One Euwallacea fornicatus isolate EFF26 unplaced genomic scaffold, ASM4011564v1 scaffold_39, whole genome shotgun sequence genomic region harbors:
- the LOC136349714 gene encoding uncharacterized protein, whose amino-acid sequence MHRKLQTNLHQLNVIKKLLRLKLENIEGLNRETSNVESRISWENVVSCFNQNVTSNVIINLTHKDINQFLNDSSLLFETKIKEFLKQNPVIKVASTFCGEFIKKSGNKEIINIFYFNTNYAIIDVGTNLLGWFRENIQDQVLNQLSEFQERDSGFALQKIDYLEININKFEMGSGSTFIKLPKEISKKRACINIQNDDQACFYWSIVSAIYPVINNNNRITSYPHYSTVLNTTNLEMPMPLNKIYKFEKLNDISVNVYALEMSTVPTTFYAVVPVRLTPQKLNKHINLLLIQNKYYPKLNDYNPVPTDAVVEEEDTNIIYHYCWIKDLSRLLSSQLNKHKQRKFICDRCLNYFSNHQKLLTHEVLCTKLNDCHISFPKYDFIEFKNHVYQQKAPFVIYADFESQLENVSFSNDLGKYQRHIPFSVGYFIKCAYNDSLSQFKMFRGTNCVEWFVNEMIELSKFIYNETKKNTPMNIQLDLSMAKRCHICEKPFSPKDEIVRDHDHFTGIFRGFAHSVCNLNFRKQFVVPIIFQNLSGYDSHFLIKLLCKKGCLSVLPINKEKYISFTHHVTENDIKFRYIDSYRFLGASLDELAKSMQPENLKLLKSQFLDVTEEKFKLLTCKGVFCYDYIDSIDKLDEKTLPSKEYFYNKLEDSHIDDEKYSHASKVWDSFNIQTLGEYSDLYLKTDVILLADIFEHFRLNCISTHNLDPSWYFTMPGYTWDCMLKYTKCKLELLHDIDQIMFIEKGIRGGVSVCSSRYSEANNKYMFDYDPVKPSKYLLYLDVNNLYGKAMCEPLPYGGFEWIEDTNFDVLTIPDDSPVGYILQVDLQYPNKLHDTHKDFPFAPEHLKPPQSKLPKLMTTLFHKQNYIVHYRNLKQMLKHGLVPTKIHKILKFNQSPWLKSYIELNNGFRTQAQSTFEKNLFKLFNNAVFGKTMENIRKHRVVKIVKSWEGRYGAKNFISSPRFHSRLILDENLVIIELKKSSICFNKPLYIGMAILDLSKIYMYDFHYEYMLPKMGVDRCKLMYMDTDSFIYELCCNDVYEEIIKRDLTKFDTSDYPTNNPYNIPPTNKKVLGLMKDEANGKIISHFVGLRSKMYSFKIQDGKVTKKAKGVKHTIVRNKLTFNDYVECLKNFKITSVTQRSIRSYNHEIYSVEQNKIALNPYDDKRQILSNSFDTLPYGHYSLSNIRHGQP is encoded by the coding sequence ATGCACCGCAAATTGCAGACAAATTTACatcaattaaatgtaattaaaaaactacttcgactaaaactagaaaatataGAGGGATTAAATCGAGAAACAAGTAATGTTGAAAGTAGGATTTCGTGGGAAAACGTGGTTTCATGTTTCAATCAAAATGTAACATcgaatgttattattaatttgacgcatAAGGATATAAATCAATTCTTAAACGATTcttctcttttatttgaaacgaagataaaagagtttttaaaacaaaatccagTTATTAAGGTAGCTTCCACATTTTGTGgggagtttattaaaaaatctgggaataaggaaataattaacattttctattttaatacaaactaTGCAATCATTGATGTGGGAACGAATTTACTTGGCTGGTTTCGCGAAAATATCCAAGATCAAGTATTAAACCAACTGTCAGAATTTCAGGAACGTGATTCAGGCTTTGCTTtacaaaaaatcgattatttagaaattaatattaataaatttgaaatgggtaGCGGTTcaacttttatcaaattacctaaagaaatttcaaagaaacgggcttgcattaatattcaaaatgacgaTCAAGCCTGTTTCTATTGGTCGATTGTTAGTGCTATTTATCCtgttataaataacaataatcgtATTACTTCATATCCACATTACAGCACTGTTTTAAATAccacaaatttagaaatgcctatgcctttaaacaaaatatataaatttgaaaaattaaacgataTATCGGTAAATGTTTACGCTTTAGAAATGTCAACGGTACCGACAACATTCTATGCAGTAGTTCCAGTCAGATTAAcacctcaaaaactaaacaaacatattaatttgcttttaattcagAACAAATATTATCCTAAATTAAATGACTATAATCCGGTTCCCACAGATGCAGTAGTAGAAGAAGAAGATACCAATATTATCTATCACTATTGCTGGATTAAAGATTTATCACGATTATTATCCAGTCagttaaacaaacataaacaacgtaaatttatttgtgatagatgtttaaattatttttccaaccatcaaaaattattaacacatgAAGTATTGTGCACTAAGTTGAATGACTGTCATATTTCGTTTCCCAAATACGACTTTATAGagtttaaaaatcatgtttatcaacaaaaagccccatttgttatttatgctgATTTCGAAAGTCAATTGGAAAACGTTTCTTTCTCGAATGATTTAGGTAAATATCAAAGACACATTCCTTTTAGTGTAGGATATTTCATCAAATGTGCATATAATGACTCTTTATCTCAGTTCAAAATGTTTCGAGGTACTAACTGTGTTGAATGgtttgttaatgaaatgattgaactgtcgaaatttatttataatgaaacaaagaaaaacactCCAATGAACATCCAACTTGATTTATCAATGGCTAAAAGGTGTCACATTTGTGAAAAACCGTTTTCCCCTAAAGATGAAATTGTTCGAGATCATGATCATTTCACGGGTATTTTCAGAGGATTTGCTCATTCagtatgcaatttaaattttcgtaagcAGTTTGTGGTGCCGATAATTTTCCAGAATCTTTCCGGATAcgattctcattttttaatcaaacttttatgtaaaaaaggatGTTTAAGTGTACTACctattaacaaagaaaaatatatttcattcacCCATCATGTAAcagaaaatgacattaaatttcGCTATATTGATTCGTATAGATTTTTGGGGGCTTCTCTCGATGAACTTGCAAAATCGATGCAAcccgaaaatttaaaacttttaaaaagtcaatttttagatgtgacggaagaaaaatttaaactcttaACGTGTAAAGGTGTGTTTTGCTACGATTATATTGATAGTATTGATAAACttgatgaaaaaactttaCCATCCAAGgaatatttctataataaacTAGAAGATTCGCATATTGACGACGAAAAATATAGTCATGCATCGAAGGTATGGGattcttttaatattcagaCTTTGGGAGAATATTcagatttgtatttaaaaactgatgTTATACTTTTagctgatatttttgaacatttcagattaaattgtatttcaaCTCATAATCTCGATCCTTCATGGTATTTTACCATGCCCGGATATACTTGGGACTGTATGTTAAAGTACACTAAATGCAAGTTGGAGTTATTACACGATATCgatcaaataatgtttattgaaaaaggtATTCGTGGTGGCGTTTCTGTGTGTAGCAGTAGATATTCAGAAGCAAACAACAAGTACATGTTTGACTATGATCCTGTAAAACCGTCTAAATACCTTCTTTACCTAGATGTGAACAATTTGTACGGAAAGGCAATGTGTGAACCTTTACCTTACGGAGGCTTCGAATGGATAGAAGATACCAATTTTGACGTATTAACTATTCCTGACGATTCCCCCGTAGGGTATATTTTGCAGGTAGATTTACAGTACCCAAATAAGTTACATGACACGCATAAGGACTTTCCTTTCGCACCTGAACATCTTAAACCGCCACAATCGAAATTACCCAAATTAATGACCACtctgtttcataaacaaaattatattgttcattataggaatttaaagcaaatgttaAAACATGGATTAGTTCCgacaaaaattcacaaaattttaaagtttaaccaGTCACCATGGTTAAAATcttatattgaattaaataacGGGTTTCGAACACAAGCTCaatcaacttttgaaaaaaatttattcaagctGTTTAATAACGCGGTGTTTGGGAAAACgatggaaaatattcgaaagcACCGCgtagttaaaattgttaaatcttgGGAAGGACGTTATggtgcaaaaaattttatttctagtcCTAGGTTTCATAGCAGATTAATTCTAGATGAAAACCTTGTTATTATTGAACTGAAAAAGTCTTCAATCTGTTTCAATAAACCACTGTACATAGGCATGGCAATTTTAGACTTGTCTAAAATATACATGTACGATTTTCATTATGAGTACATGCTACCGAAAATGGGAGTTGATCGGTGCAAGCTCATGTACATGGACACCGACAGTTTTATTTACGAACTCTGTTGTAATGACGTTTATGAAGAAATCATAAAGAGAGATCTAacgaaatttgatacttcCGATTATCCTACCAACAATCCATACAATATCCCTccgacaaataaaaaagtcttaGGACTAATGAAGGATGAagctaatggaaaaattatttctcattttgttgGACTCAGGTCAAAAAtgtacagttttaaaattcaagatggAAAGGTTACCAAAAAAGCGAAAGGAGTGAAACATACTATTGTCCGtaacaaattaacttttaacgaTTACGTcgaatgcttaaaaaattttaaaatcacttcGGTAACCCAACGGTCTATTCGTTCCTATaatcatgaaatttatagcgttgaacaaaataaaattgctttaaatccTTATGATGACAAAcgacaaattttatcaaacagCTTTGATACTCTACCTTACGGACACTATAGCCTCAGTAACATACGTCACGGACAGCCTTAG
- the LOC136349715 gene encoding uncharacterized protein, translating into MDHINVQEKVFIDDSILSWEVLSFDPFNPTKLGTNDEIRISLQQTGKYPLPCKSELYIELKVTKEDGTPLTNTYLINNAAAFLFKELRYVLNGVTIDAVRDVGITATLKGYSSYNLNESAKLQNAGWYPVEKEKSIMTDSNGNVSLCIPLKMYSGFFEDYKKIILNSHQELILVRANDDSNALVQTAASTEKPKLTITKLCWRVPHLTVAIPQELALTKTIDKNTDILLTFRSWELVEYPELLEATRHNWTVKTSTKVETPRHVILAFQKDKRGNLKKDMSKFDHCDLRNVNVYLNSERYPYGDLQLDFKNNRFATLYEMFSEFRQVYYNNAQEPIFTPSEFKDKAPLVYINCTHQRDLLQTGSVTMRVEFETAEKVTDKTTAYCLIIHDKIFSYNPLTKIVKQL; encoded by the coding sequence atggatcatataaacgtccaagaaaaagtttttattgacgACTCAATTTTAAGCTGGGAAGTGCTCTCTTTTGATCCATTCAATCCTACTAAATTGGGGACAAACGATGAAATTAGAATATCCTTACAGCAAACCGGAAAATATCCCTTACCCTGCAAAAGTGAACTTTACATTGAACTAAAGGTTACGAAAGAGGATGGTACGCCACTTACAAACACATACTTGATAAATAATGCCGCggcgtttttattcaaagagttgAGATATGTTCTAAATGGAGTGACAATTGACGCAGTACGAGATGTTGGTATAACAGCAACCCTTAAGGGTTATtcatcatataatttaaatgaaagcgcTAAGCTTCAAAACGCGGGATGGTATCcggtagaaaaagaaaaaagcatcATGACGGACTCTAAcggaaatgtttctttatgtatTCCTCTTAAGATGTACTCTGGTTTCTTTGAAGATtataagaaaatcattttaaattcacatcaaGAATTAATCCTAGTTAGAGCTAACGATGATTCCAATGCATTGGTACAAACGGCAGCATCTACAGAAAAACCGAAACTTACGATAACAAAACTCTGTTGGAGAGTTCCACACTTAACAGTAGCAATTCCTCAGGAATTAGCACTTACAAAAactattgataaaaatactgACATCTTATTAACTTTTCGAAGCTGGGAATTAGTTGAATATCCAGAGTTATTAGAAGCCACCAGACACAATTGGACGGTAAAGACATCGACCAAAGTTGAAACTCCACGCCATGTCATACTCGCATTTCAAAAAGACAAAAGAGGTAATCTTAAAAAGGATATGAGCAAATTTGATCACTGTGACCTACGAAACGTaaatgtgtatttaaattctgaaagataCCCGTATGGTGACTTGcaacttgattttaaaaataatagatttgcaaccctgtatgaaatgttttccgaATTTCGTCAGGTTTACTATAATAACGCACAAGAACCTATTTTCACTCCGTCCGAATTCAAAGATAAAGCTCCACttgtttacatcaattgtaCTCACCAAAGAGATTTACTTCAAACTGGATCAGTCACTATGAGagtggaatttgaaactgcAGAAAAAGTGACTGATAAAACGACAGCCTATTGCCTCATTATtcatgacaaaatatttagttataatccacttacgaaaattgtaaaacagctttaa